CAACTTTGAAAATATTCCAACTTCCCCAgtttaacttcccatggaatggaaagaTTCTGGAATTTTTCCACCcattttaatctgttttttACACTCCAGGAGGCAGGGGCTAAGGATACATGTGAAAGAGGCCCATTGTCACGGTAACCCTCAGCGTTGCTTTATCGCATGCCACAGCTCAAACTCTCCCCCTAGTGTCAGGCCATGGAACCAGGTTGACAAAACATGGATGGGTTGGGCGGGGAGGGATCTCCTGCACTGTGGCTACACTGGGGCAGTGTGGAGTCAATGTGAAGATCTCACACCTTCAGTTTatccatgtggggggggggggggtggtgttcaGCTTGAGTTTATTCAGGTTAAAATATGAAGCTCCTTGAAGCTCTCTGGATTAAGTTCAACTATCTGAAAAATGAagtattttatttatagaaGTATAAATGCCTCATTTAGACTGACAAAATGCTGTTCTAGGACATTCCAGAAGCATACATCATGGTGCCCTGTGGATTTATTTTCTCATACAGTGGTCGTACACGTCAACCTAGCTGCAGTGAAGACAATGAGATGGGTGACGAAAAAGCAGAACAATCCGGTGAAAGCAGTGAGCCATCAAATAAAGATGGAAATATGGGTTAAAAAACTTCAGCCTTGTGGGGAAACCGTGAGACTTGACACCAATGAGAGTCTGTTTCCCACAAGGCAACAGGAAAGTGAGAACTGTGGGGGGGTTATGTCATGTGACAATggaaggggcggggccaaaATCCAAGCACAGGGGCATGTGCGTGGCACAGACGCGAGGACACTCACTGGATGGGCTTCCCTCGGATTTCAGCCATGATGGCGCTCTCCCCTCCCAGGTACTCGAACGAGAGGCTCAGGAAGTTGTATATGACAAACGCTGTACAACAAAGAGGAAAGAGACAGCCAGGTTTAGGGCTTTCTTCAAGCTTTTGACAAGTGTCCTTCACACACAGGGGGAAAGCTGACCAAGGTACTAATCAGTTTCACTCAGGCAGAGGCCTCACTGTGTTTGCCGGCTCTGAAGATCCACCACCATATCACGTGCTCTAATCCTCTAACCCTCAACTTGGCCAGCGAGCACGCTAAGGTCAGCGCATCCAGTTCCCATATCTGGTGAGTGAACACCCATGCAGAAGGACTAACATATCACAATAACAAACCAGAAATACGGAAGGAGTGAGGTCAGGCAGGTGCAGTGGTATTATTAATGTTACACTCAATCTCTTGTGTTTGATTCAACCCAGAATACAAACCGACAAAGAAAACCACAAGCTCCACCCCTCCTGAGTGCGTCATTATTAACAAAGAACAACTAACGGGCCCAACATAGCAGTCATTAAAATACTAAATCAATGACAGGACTCTGATGGACCCACCCTGCCCCCATCGTCCCTTCCCGACATACGACGGTGTTAAGATGAACATTATTAGACAGGAGATCTTCAATCCCTGTTTTTGGTGCCTACAGGTCAAGCCCTCATCATGTAAAGGAAACTGGCAGGTCTGGGACCACACCCACAAAGAACAATGATGGCTTTTTCCTCTGGGAAAAAGACAGATGAGAACAGCGTGAGAGAACAGGTCTGATCAGTTTAGTGGGCCACACCCCTGCTGGCCCGATGCCCAACACAACACCCATAACTTCATGTCTCGGTTCGTTTTACACCTTCCATAAGATTTATGCACAACGCTATTTATTAATTAACACTTAATTTATTGGAGACCTAGGTTAATTTAGCCACAATCCTGACCAGATAAGTGTTCAGAGGATGGATAGACAGACTCATCTAGCATGTCACAGATTATCACACAGGGAATCCCTTCATCATCTTCATCTGAAGGGCtagatcagtggttctcaatcctatTCCTGGcacctacaccccccccccaaattgttTTCATCCCAACCCACACTGCTTTCAccctgccacattcattattagcctattGAGGACCATAtgagcctgattaaggtaggaTTTGAATGAAAATACtgtggcggggagggggggggggtgccaggaacaggactgagaacCACCAGGCTAGATTAACAGCAAAAGAGCGGATAGACATAGTCATGCAGCGaagaggccagcagggggcagaggcGCACTCACCTTCGTAGCAGTCACGGATGGAATCGAAGTAGACATAGTATTGGTCGTTGCTGATGAAGAGCAGGCTGAGCCATGAGTCAAAGGCGTAGATGGGAACGATGAAAAGGATGCGGATGATGTAGCGCTGCTCATTGGGGACGGTATAGGAGCGCAGGTGCAAGTAGATCTGGGGGGCATGAACAGGATTAAAGGAGCCGCAGTGCCCATCTCATTCATAGTGCAGCCAGGACGTGTGACCAGAACGTGTGACCAGACAACTTTAAGAGGGTTTTCTCAAGGATGGTTAGTCACAATGATTTGTGTGGGGTCTTTCTGGTGCAAATACAGACAAAATACAGACAAAAATGAGTGACATAGGCGGCTGCCTAGGGAGCCGATTTGCCAGCCAATTTCAGACGGGGGACGCCTAGGGCGACACACTGAGTTGGACCAGCCTTGCTGGAAAGACTTATTGAAACAGACATGCAAGAAAAGGAACTGAGAGCTAGACAGAACCTGCAGGTACCAAAAGCAATTGGAGAACTCAGCACTGTGCGATTGGAACAGCAAGACCATTGTCTGCTGAATATGGAAAGTCAGCTTGAATGCAGCCAAATGTGTGAACACTTCCAATCACACGCGAGATGGAGGTCCACCTTAAAACATACAAGACCATCACCTACCAAAAGCTTCTTAACTACACTCTGCTTACAGTTACAGCCTACTGGCTCTCAGGAACACGAGATACATGTAATTACTGCCACACAATGGAGACCGAACACTAAACATTATTCTCAACTTTCTATCCGCAGGTAAACACTGAACCTCCAGTACAGCTAGAAACATCCCTGGATAAAAAAATATCAGCTTCAATCAGTTCCCCATTAAGTAGGTGCTTAAGGCAAAGTGCTGTTCAGTGCAACTCATATGGGCTGTGGTTCTGTAAGAGAAagccaatccccccccccccctactctAGAAAGAAGCATGCAGGCCCCATGAGGCGAAAGGACCCAGTAGGAGAAGGGAAGGCTTTTGCAGCTGGTTTCTGACTGACCCAGTGTCATAGCAGCTTAGCAATAGGCTAAAGTTTTCCAGCTAACTGTGCCCACCCTCCCCCACACAGTGAATGGCTTCTATTTCCATATTTAACAGGCAATAAAGCTTACAACTGCATAGCCTCAAGATCTTTCAGTGTGTGGTGTGTTGAGCATTCAGCTCATTGGAATAGATCCAGTATCCCAAATCACTGGGCCATTTTTATGGGCTACGGCAGAGACAACATTCAGAAAGGTGAATGGCCTCACCGGTAAGTTAGCGTGCTGGCATACAAATAGCCCGGCTTGAAAAGTTAGCCAATGGTATGCTGGAGACCACTGAAACAGGCATTTACACGATGAGAGAGCGGACTGAGGCAGGGACTCACCATCCAAGCAGCAAGAGGACCCCTTTATTCTTCCCGGACCATTCACACCCAGCCAAAAGTTTCACTTAAAGGAAGCTGGGCTTTGCAGACACACAAAAACGGGTACAAATCAGCCAATGAGATTTTTAAACTCTCTCCCCTTAACGTTCAACCAATTATAACAGACTGAAAGTGAAGAAGGGCTCCCTGGCTGAATGCCATAAACCAAACTGCGAAGCATGCACGACAGAAGGGTGCTCTTGCACAGCTCCAGACTGAACGATGAATAGTTAAGGTGGTTTTTAACACCTTAACCATTCCGGGAAATTTTTTCTGCTACCATCTTCTGTACTTGCACAACTCTCAGTGGCCCCCGCCCGCAGATACCCAAGAACGGCAAATTAATTTTACAGTGATCTAGAGAGCAAttagtagtttttttttatttttattttgaaatcctaCAGCATATAGCTGAACAAACAGCAGCTCATTTATAGGTTGCGCAATCCATCGCTTTACCAACCGGGTGTCATACATTCCTGAGCTGTATGACAAACTGAAGCACACAAAACGCTCTTCAATCACACTTGTTTTCCTTTGGCTGCACACTTCCGCGGTGCACCACGTACTGCGCGGTTGCTAAACGCCCTCCTCGGGGAGGGAGCGCGAGCGGCATTTAAAAGGTCACATTTTACGTGCGACATTTTAACTTTGCACGGCATTCGGCAGGTGGGGTCACGGCCGACAGAGGCGGATTGGACACCAGAGCGTCCCGGAGAAAGTTAACAGTGGTTAAATTTCTGGGCTGCCGGAAGACCATTCCATATTAAAAtcttaaaatacaaaaaaaaaaaaaaaaaatctggatttttaaattagggtttaatcctggttctgctggcagaaggttatGCTGTGAAGCAgactgcttccaggctcaaagtttctaagacaacagtacacaagaataaggtgaagcaggagacaccaGCCGGGTAGAGGGCCGAAGCGACTTCCTAATGtcaacttatccggcagtgtctcataaatcggaggatgacctcaagtgaccttcaaaaggaatgggaaacatttagtgaaggtgtgaagtgcactgctaggacagtttgtatcaggctcctagaagcagggctggagtcccataaagcaaggaagaagcccttcattaatgaggaaCAGAGAAGAATCAGGctgcagtttggaaaaaaaaaatttattttttacacaGGCAGATACgcataaattgagaaattagtaaaactgaaaattttgctgtggtctcctAATAatgctgtgtgtatgtataatatatatacatatacacacacacacacacacacacacacacacactttttttttttttttttttttttaaaatcggGCTGTGTGTACTGACAAATATGTTAGAAGAAGTCACAAACATGACCATTAAATTTAAACATACGTTGTTGTAATTATATAGGTTTAAATCTATTTTTAACTCTCCtgacaaattaaaaatcacTACCTTGAAGAATTCTGAATTGTCACTAAACTGATTCCCCCCCTCCCAACTCCTAGTATGTTCCCAGGTATTGGGGGGGACGCACGGGAGATCTTACTGCTCCCACTTACACACAAGTGGATGAGCTGAGAAAACATTTGAAATAGCAGTATTCCTCTGTGGAATACCACTGCCCCCACCGTCTCACACAAACAGAGGGGCCATATCTGATACACTGACTACAGATGACAGGTGAGTAGGGGGCCCGGCCCAACAGCCACACAACTACTAAGCACAGCCTGTTACACACAGACCTATACGACACCAAGAATTCAAAGCACACACACTTCCCTTCAGTCCCTTTCACAAACCCTAAACCCTTCGAACATCATGGGTATTCCTCAGTGCGACTGCACACGCCACATGAGAAAACTAGATACAAAGGTTACTTAAATCAACACTGCAGTCAATTCCATCCGTAAGGCAGACATGGAGAGTCCCTCGAATCAATAAACGGCTTGTTTACATTGTTCCCCTTATCAGATACAGGAGCTTGTGTCACATGGGAAACTTTGACCGAGGACGGTTAGGTGTGACTCTGCTCACTGACATACACATGCTAGTGAGGGGGAGACTCTCACAGGCTGGCAAGAGAAGGTAGAGGACAAGGCGACCGCACCATGAGCTCTACCAGCAAAGAGACACTCTGTCAGTGAGAATACATGTCCCAGCAGACTAATCTCAGCACGTGTCGGCCCTGAAGTGAGGGAGGAGGCTGCAGAGACTCGCAATGCCCTGAATCCCTTTGATTCTCACCTCACACGCCCTGGAACTTGTTTGCCTACAAAAGCCTCATTTATTTCATCACCGGTTCTGAAAGGTTGCGTCGCAATAAAAAATCCAGTTCAAGTTTCAGCAATCAATAGCAAGACGATCCGTTAAAGGCTCTGTCAGCTGCCATTGTTTTCAGCTGGCAATAGAACCGCTCCTTACAGAATGTGCTTGACgctggttttgtttgtttgtcatgctTAAGCAAGATAATGCTGGCAGGTAGTTATGGGAAGGTGAAGGGTGGGGTGACTCACCTGGTGGCAGGTAATGAGTAGCGCCGACCAAACGAAGACCCCCGACAGGGCCTGCGCGGCCACAGTGTTGAGAAAGATCTGGTCCTCCACGATGGAGCCGTTTCCTGACAGCACGAAGGTCATGTTTTTCATGTCCGTCACGTTTGGCAGCATGTGAGCCAGAAACTTTGACTCTTGCCTGGGGATTTTTACATCCATCTCAGGTGTGGTGTTCACTTCCATCCAAGAACCAGAACCATTCATCTAAAAAGACAGAACCCAGATTAAAAATCTCAAACTGCAATATTACAGGTGCAGGAACATAAACTCTGCCATCCAGTTCTCAGAACTAGTTCACCCATACAGGGAAATAGTCAGGCTGTAGCATATGACAAGAAGCAGTTACTCCAGTAGGGAGACAATGCAAGTACTGATACAAAAGTGGGACCATGAAACAACCCTGCAACACTAGAGTGTTTGGTCATCCACTGATCtaaagctaaaaaaaacatttaaggtTCCAAATATTTCTCCAAATTAAATTCAAAACAACTGTACTAGGTTGTAGCTATGAAATGgtaccatttttttttgtcaagttGCTTAGTGGTTAAACTTCATACAGGTATTAGTACAGGTAACAAGCTGATACCAAGCGCTGAAACCAGATGACTTCTTCTCTTGTTAAAATATGCATGTGCGATTCAAACTGTCTAGCCGCTGTTAGACATTGCCTTTGGTGTCCTGGACAGGTTTTCCGGCTGCCAAAAGCATCAATGAGCACTATATATATCCACAGAAAATATGTCAGGCAGAAGAAAGCAAGCCGCGAGAAAAATTTGCGTAGCAGATATGAAAAAACAAGTTTGTTAATTCTGCAGCATGCCTTCTATAACATATGCCTATGCttgagtacaaaaaaaaaaatcgccaAATGCTTTAACATTTTCACGATTAAATTGTTAAGCTTGTTGCATTGTAAATCTAGGTCGTAAAAGCACCCCAAATAAAAAGTTTCCTTATACATGCTACTATTTTGAGCGGTAAAACAACTCATTTGCTGAAATAAACTTTtacggccaaaaaaaaaaaaacatatcccCTTCCTTGGTGATATGTTCAAAGTAAATAGTGTTTGGTAGCAATTCGTCTAAACGGTGATTTGCATTGCTGTGACTTCAGTTAAAATTTAATGTCGCCTGTTAACACAACCTGTATGGACTAAATGGTTTACATCGGCTTTTAGAGTTCATGAGATCTTTATTGGGAGCAACCGACTGTTCGGTTTATTAGCAATCTAACACAAATAAGCGGATGTATTAAATGATCCGCACTTAAGGGACTTCGGTTGGCAGTAAATGTAACAATAAAAGATAAATAATTCGGGGATATACAAGATTTCTTTGCTTCACATATTTCCCAAAAGTTATTTTGTGCATACAGCAATATGAAAACTTACCTTATCGTATAAATTCCTCTCCAGCGTTTTAACAAGGTAACTAAGTTTAAAGATTTAACAACTGGATCGTTACTGGATTTTAGAAAGATTCTATCACGAAGAAAATACACCTGCTGCTCTCAGAAGTGCACGACTGTACACGCCATAAATCTCCAATCTGCGATCAACCTTTGCATTTAAAACACTCAGACGAACGCGAAAGATGCCACAGCCAGGTGTAATGGCTGCCTTTCGGAGTCCTGTCACTTACGACCAAAAGATTTTGCTTCCTCGTTTTACCGACCGCAAACCTATTTAAAGAGAAAACATAACTTGTGTTTTAAAAGCCAGCTTCCTATCAAAATGCTACATCTATAAATCGTTCTTGCTTTACACGTGTATATATTAAGTAATGCCCACTTAATCCGAACTACTGGTTAGTCCACCTGCGCGAGTGTTGGGCACATATCGGGCAGGTGAAGAACAAGCGACAGACCCTGATCACATGACCCGTGCGTGGCCTTCATCACGTGACAGCGATTGCCCATCTTGTCACAAACGACCATAAGCAAGTGAGGCAGCATGGCTCACGTGTCGGGGTTCGGGCTTGTTGTACTGTAGCCTAGAAAGGAGCGCATCTTAACCAGCTTTCTGCCCTGTACCACGGGCGGTCGGTTACCTGGTTGGAATCTGAGAAATACTCGGAAATATGCGGAAAACCTTTATTGTATaaacacaaaatatataaaatactcAAATGATATTTTTACGAGGTCAGGTTTATGTTTGTTTTCAGAAATTAAGTCAGCACAGTACATTTCCCACTGTCGTATAAGGAATGtcgtttgcaaaaaaaaaaacctatacaTTTCAGTATATTCGACAATATCCCGGTTGTATGCACTGGCGTTCCGAAAAATTTCCTTAAATGTTGTTATAAAATTACCCGCAGTTTAATTTAAAAGAGCAATGAATTCCAAAATAAAGCAATTCTTTGGCGTTTCTGAGAGGAAAAGACCGGAAGTCTCCTCCAGTCCATCACATTGTTTGAACTTCAGTGTTCATCATACAGTATCTCGACCAGGGTTAGCCGATTACGCTCCTCCAACAGATGACGCTCCCACTTGTTATCAGGCGTCCATGATTTCCCCGATAACAAGCCTGATATCACCACACTTGACAGCTCTTGATCGCCTCTTTCATGGCTTTCAGCCCCTCGACGGTGCTGTCTTTCAGCGCCAGTCCCAAGAGCACCGCCTTGTTGCCCGCCTCTTGCGAGACGAAAGTCACTAAGTTTTTGGCGTAAACGTGAGTCAAAGCCTGCAAATAAATGTTGTGACATAACGGGTCCTTATGATTGCAATACATTCATTTCTCTTCATACACTTAAAAAATAATTCGTACATTTAAGCACAGGAGAGCTGCGATTTTACCTCATCCTTCCCCAGCAGTACTTTAGTGGTAAAAGTACGAGTACCGATGTCAGCGTTTCTGGAGTCAGGCGTGACTGATATTAATGTCCCCATCTTTCCATACTGGGTAACCACGATGAAAATGAAGTTACTGAATTCCGTGCACACCACCTGGGTCTTTATCCCGTTAATGGTCTCCACTCGCTGCTTATGCTTAATAATGGG
This genomic window from Paramormyrops kingsleyae isolate MSU_618 chromosome 22, PKINGS_0.4, whole genome shotgun sequence contains:
- the LOC111853266 gene encoding proteasome assembly chaperone 3-like isoform X4, yielding MATQPIIKHKQRVETINGIKTQVVCTEFSNFIFIVVTQYGKMGTLISVTPDSRNADIGTRTFTTKVLLGKDEALTHVYAKNLVTFVSQEAGNKAVLLGLALKDSTVEGLKAMKEAIKSCQVW